Genomic segment of Psychrobacter sanguinis:
TTCCTACACCTTAATAGATTAAAACATTTTTGTTATAGCAAAGTGTTAACTTATTAATAAATGTTTCAATAACAACTTCATTCTAGAAAACTTAGGCAGGATAGTCAATTGCCATGATTAAAATAAATGACATAACTGCTTATAAAACCAAAGGTTTATAGTCTTCATTGAAATAGAACTGCCAATTTACTTATTATAAAGAAGCGAAGAGTTACCAACCAAGAAGCAAAAAGTCATTAATAGTTTTATCAATGAACAAGAATTATTAATCGCTAATAGTGTTTAAACTAAAAAATCAAATTAAAGTCAAAATCGACTAATGAAAGGTGAAATGCATGAGTGATAATTTAACTATGGTGTCAGAACCGACTTTTAAAAAAGATTATAGCGATGCCATTGAGCAGTTAAAACAATTATTTGGCGAACAGCTGAGCGTCAATTTGACCACACGTCAACAGCATGCTCACACCATGACTTGGCTCGAAAATCAACCGCCAGATGCGGTCCTTGTGGCCAAAGACAAGCAGGATGTTGCTAAAGCTGTCGCTCTTTGTCATCAGTACGAAATGCCAGTAATTGCTTTTGGGATTGGCTCTTCATTAGAGGGTCAATTAAATGCCCCATACGGTGGTTTGTGCATCGATATGAGTGAAATGAACGAAGTATTACAAGTCAACAATGAAGACTTAACGGTAACTGTTCAGCCAGGCGTTACCCGCGAGCAGCTTAATCACTATCTACGTGATACGGGATTATTTTTCCCAATTGATCCAGGTGCCAATGCGACCATCGGCGGTATGGTGGCAACTCGTGCTTCAGGCACCAATGCGGTACGTTATGGTACGATGAAGGATGTGGTCTTAGCGTTAGAAGTGGTCACGGCTGACGGCAAAATCATCAAGACCGGCACTCGTGCCAAAAAATCAGCAGCAGGCTATGATCTAACTAGATTGATGATAGGCTCAGAGGGTACTTTAGGGATTGTGACCGAGATTACCTTAAAACTGTTCGGCATTACAGAGTGTATCGGTAGTGGTATCTGTCATTTTCCAACAGTGGAAGCGGCCTGCGAAGCAACAATGATGACCATTCAAATGTGTCTGCCTATTGCCCGTATTGAGCTACTAGACACACTACAGGTCAAAGCGTGTAACCGTTATTCCAACTTAACCTTGAAAGAAATGCCGACTTTATTTGTCGAGTTTCATGGCAGTGAAGCAGGGGTACAAGAGCAAGCGCAAATCTTTGCAGAAATTGTAGAAGAGTGTGGCGGTTCAGACTTTGCTTGGGACAGTAATGAGGAAGCACGTAATAAGCTATGGCATGCGCGCCACAATGCTTATCCTGCCAGTTGTGCGCTACGTCCTGAAGCTAAGGCCCTCTCTACTGACGCTTGTGTGCCTATATCCAGACTGGCAGAATGTGTCAGCGAAACCGCAAAAGATATTGAAGCGTCCGGCATGGTAGGACCGATTGTAGGACACGTGGGCGATGGTAATTTCCATGTGCTACTACTGGTTGATACTAACAATCCTGAGGAAGTGCAAACCGCAGAAGCCTTGGTTGGCCGTTTGGCAAAACGAGCCATCGATATGGACGGTACCTGTACTGGCGAACATGGTATTGGTCAGGGCAAACAAAAATATATGCAGCATGAGCATGGTGATGCTGTGCTACTGATGCAAGCTATCAAGCAAGCGTTAGACCCCAAAAATATTTTGAACCCAGGCAAAATTTGGCCGCCAGAAGCAGTGGTCTAAGCCAAATTAGTTGGTTGCTAAAGGTTAAAAAATAAACAAAAAAACAAATCGACAATCGAAGTTCTTATAATCATATTGACACATTGACGTCGTAGCATAGGTCATACCAGTCTCGAATTGGTATGACCTTTATCGTATTCGCAGTATGCAATATAGGATAGCTTCGTGTTACCACTCAGTATTATAGTTATTACTTTAAATGAAGCTGAACGTATCGGCAGCTTACTTGAAGACTTAGCGCAACAGACGCACCAAGACTTTGAGGTTATCGTTGTTGATTCAAATAGCGAGGATGAGACCTGTGCCATCGCCCAAGGTTATGCCAGTCGTTTGCCCCGTCTACATGTTGAACAAATGCTGGCCCGAGGGGTGTGTTCGGGACGCAATACAGGGGCAGGATTGGCTCAGCATCAGCGTCTGCTTTTTTTGGATGCCGATGTGCGTTTGCCGCCTGATTTTCTACAAAAAGCCCTGCAGCATCTCACTATCAAAAATCTTGAAGTAGCAGGGGTTTATCTCTCTCCAAAAGGTCTGCCTAAGCGTTATAGTTTAGGGTACAAACTGTTTAATGTGGGAATAGCCCTTACTCAGTTTATGTTTCCGACCGCCATCGGTGCCTGCTTGTTTTCTACTAAGTCTGTCCATGACGCTATCAACGGTTTTGACAGTAGCATCACGCTGTGCGAAGACTGTGATTATGTCAATCGAGCCAGCCGTCATACCAAGTTTCGGATGTTGCCGATGGGTTTTACCTTTGATCCCAGACGACTAAAACAGGACGGCATATTCAAAACCGGCAGCAAATATCTTTATGCTAATATTCACCGGCTATTTAAAGGTGAAATACGCAATCAAAAAATCCGTTATGATTTTGGTCACTATAAACCTAAATAGGCGGTCACTATGAATAGGCTGCCCCTATATCTAAACAGCTGCCAGCTTTTGCTGGTATATGTCCGCATCAGACGCTGAAAAACAGCAAAAGATAACCTCTTTAATGACACTTTCAATCATACTGCCTGACAAAGTTGCCTGCTTAACTCTATCAATCACACTGTGAATAGCAATGTCAGTGGCATCCGCAATAGGATAGCCATATACGCCAGTACTTATGGCAGGAAAGGCAATACTGGTAATATTATTCTGCTGTGCTAAGTCAATGCAGTTACGATAGCAGTTGGCCAGTAACTCAGCCTCGCCTCTACTTCCTCCGTGCCACACTGGACCGACAGTATGGATAACATATTTTGCGGGTAGCTTAAAGCCAGGGCTTATCTTAGCTTCTCCAGTTGGGCAGCCTTGCAGGGTACGACAGTAGGCCACCAACTCTCGTCCTGCAGCGCGGTGAATGGCCCCATCTACTCCGCCGCCGCCCAACAAGGTTGAGTTAGCCGCATTGACGATGGCATCGACCTGTAAGGTTGTGATGTCAGCTTGGATTACTTTTATAGTGAAAAGACATTCATCATCTTGATTATCTGTAATATTTATCTTCTTTTGACACAAAATAGGCGGGGTGCTCATGATTGACTCCTTAGCAACGGTGTTTGTACCTTATCGATTATAACTGACGACCTATCTATTAAATTTCTAGCTTTTAAGTGTTAAGCACCTAATTATTAGAGGTAAAAAGTTATTAAAGCTGTAAAGCTAATAGAACTATAAAATTGTCAGAACTATAAAATTATCAAAACTTTAAAGTTATTAAAGCTGTAAATTCTAAAAACCGCTAGAATAACCCCGTATCAAACCGTCCTTTATTTGTAAACTGTCTATATAATTGTCTGTTGATAGCTGTTCTTAGACGGTTAGCTATGGAGGGCTGCCTTCTGCCTGTATACCTTGTTTCCCTAGGAATGTCGTTATGACTTCATCAGTTTCTAATTCTGTCTTACCTCCGCCTGTGATTAATTTTTTTAATAAATACTTTATTGATGCCTTTACTGGCATGGCCTTAGGGCTGTTCGTCACTTTAATTGCGGGATTAATATTCTCTCAAGTGGGCTTAGCACTCGACATGCCACTATTGATGGACTTGGGTAAGTTGGCTTCTCTGTTAATGGGGGCGGGTATTGGTGTCGGTATCGCTTATTATCTTAAAGCGCCAACTTTAGTGGTCTTTGCCTGTTTGGTAGCTGGGATGATGGGAGCCCATTCTGAAGCTTTAATGGCCGGCAATTTGTTCACAGCACAAACTAGGGCACCAGCGACCTTTTTGGCCATACCTGGTAACCCTATTGGGGCTTATTTGGCCACCGTTTTTGCCTATCGTGCAGGCAGCTGGATTCAAGGCAAAACCAAGCTCGATATTATCTTAGTACCTTGGGCAGTAGGTTTGGTGGCATTGGCAGTCTGCGCTTGGCTCAATCCACCGGTGGTTAGTTTGGTCAATAGTATTGGGGTAGGTATTGAAAGTGCCACCCATTTACAGCCGTTTATGATGGGTGTGGTTATTTCTGTGGTGGTTGGCTTGTTATTGACTATGCCCACCTCAAGTGCGGCCATCTGTATTGCCATTGGTTTGGATGGCTTAGCTGGCGGTGCAGCAGTGGTCGGCTGCGCGGCACATATGATTGGCTTTGCCGTAGCCAGTTATAAAGACAATGGTGTGAGCGGGTTAGTTGCTCAAGGTCTGGGCACCAGTATGCTGCAGATTCCCAATATATTTAAAAAGCCAATTATTTTATTGCCGGTAGTGATTGCCAGTGCAATCGTCGGTCCTATCGCCACAGTTGGCTTTGGCTTAATGAGCACGGCCAGTGGGGCAGGTATGGGGACGGCAGGTTTTGTGGGTGTGTTTGGGGTGTTAGAGGCTTCAGCAGGCGTACTAAGCTCTAGCCAGATTTGGTTAGCCATTGCACTATTAATGTTTATATTACCTGCACTGATTGCAGGTTTAGTAGCTTGGCTGATGCGACGTGCTGGCTGGATTGAAGCGGGCGATATGAAATTGCCTTAAAGCTTCTGTTTTAATACTAAAAGCGTGTGATAGTCATAATATGAGTGGCAATGAAAACGCTGACAGTCTTAGGCAAAACTTGTTACCATGCCTTTATTAACTTTTATTCTTTTATCTCATTTCGTTCTTTTATTTTAATGTTAGATTTTCTGATTTAGGTGATTTTATTATGGCAAAAAATGCCCTTCAGGCTCAATTGCTAAAAGCAGGATTGGTTGACAGCAAAAAAGCCAAAAAACTAACCAAACAAGCCCAACATGCCAAACGTACCGGTAATGCGGCAGATGCTGAAATTAAGCAATCAGTCGCACAGGCCCAAGCTGAGAAGTTGGAAAGAGACCAAAAGCTGAATCAACAAAAACAACAGGCCTTAGAGGAGAAGACTTTAAAGGCCAATATCGTACAAATGATTCAACAGCACCAGATTACTGAGACCAGCGGCGATATCGAATATCGCTTTGTTGATGATTCTAAAATTAAAAAATTAAATATTACCCAGAAGCTATTTGATCAAATAGTAGCCGGTCACGTTAGTATCGCACGACTAGAGGAAGGCTATGCGTTATTGCCTCGTCCATTAGCAGATCGTATTAATCAGAAAATGGAAGGTTTTATCGTCGAGTCTAATGACAAGGCAGCGGATGGGTCGGCTGAAGATGATCCGTACGCTGCTTACGTTATTCCTGATGACTTAATGTGGTAGTACTAGGTTGTCTGTGCGGCAATAAATAACAAAGCACGTAACTATCGCTGTATAAAACCTTGGTGCATAACGTTTATGTATAGCGATAAAAAAGAGGCTCATTAGATGAGCCTCTTTTTTAGGTTTAAGTTTTCGCTTTTTCCTAAACCAATCCTAGCAATCCTAGCGCTGATGTGTCTCCGCTAGATTTATTAAGTTACCCGCATAGTTCATGATGTGGAATATCTCGTTTTGCTCACTGGTGCTCGATACCAAGCTTGCCCCAGGACCGCGAGCATAGATACTCACATCTTCAGCAGCGTGAGTTTCTGATTTCAAAGGTACTAAAGCTTCTTGATGGTATCCAGGTGCTAAGGTATTCACTTTCGTTAAGTCATGATTGTCACGACCGCTCACCGCCTCTTCATCATAGACGGCATCGGCATCAGTCTCACTATTTAAGTTGTGAAAACCAAGACCGTTGGCATAGCTTAGCGTGGTATAAGGCTTTTTGTCTGTGGCGAGATCCAAGTCAGACTTAGGTTCGCCATGTTCATCATTACCCTTCACTTTACCTAATATTGGGTTACCACGAGTAGGATAACCTGCTAAGCTAAGGACATGACTGTGGTCAGCGGTCACAATGATTAAGGTATCTTGTGGTGAAGTCTTACGCATCGCCGCGTCTACTGCTTTTGAGAACTCAACAGTATCTGTTAAGGCGTTATAAGCGCTACCGGCATGATGACCATGATCAATACGGCCCGATTCAACCAACATAAAGTAGCCGTCCTTATCTTGACTCAATAAGTCAATGGCTTTAACCGTCATCTGGGTTAAAGAGGGCTCGCCTGATTTATCATTCTTGCGATCCGCTTCGTACTGCATGTGTGAGGAGTTGAATAAGCCCAATACTTTTTTAGAATTTGCTGGTATTGCATTAAATTGGGCTTGATTCTGTACCACAATACCGCCTGTGCTTTGCTGCCATACTTGAGTCAAATCTTTTTTGTCTAGGCGTTTGCCAGACTTGCCTTCTAGGTCAGTCGTGGTCTTAGCGATAAAGTGACGGCGACCGCCTCCAAATGCCACATCTACATAAGGCGACTCAACGAATTGAGTGGCAATGTCTTTACAACCATAACGTTTGGCTTCATCAGTAAGTTTGTCATCGCTTTCCCAGTTACGCTCAGAAGTTTTGGCATAGGCCGCAGCAGGGGTAGCGTGAGTAAGACGAGCAGTGGTCACAATACCAGTTGCTTTACCCGCCATAGAAGCAAGCTCAAGCGCAGTGACTAGTTTGGCATTTTTCTCACCTTTGTCACCGGCACAGGTGGCACGATTGGCACGGTCTGTTACCCCCAGTACCCCAGCTTTGGTCTTAACGCCGGTTAGTATCGCGGTGGCGGTACCTGCAGAATCTGGAGTCTGCTGATTGGTGTTGTAGGTTTTGATAAAGCCCGCATATGGCATTTTTTCAAAAGAAAGTAAATTTTCTTCTCCTGAGTGTCCTTTATTCTGTCCATCTAAAATACGAGCGGCCGTTACCGTTGATACGCCCATACCATCGCCAATAAATAGAATAATGTTTTTAGCTTGACCCTGCTCATGAGCAGCTTGTTGGCGAGCATCTGCTATCATTTTTTTAACTTCTGCTTCGTTTTGTGCCACTTTTAGTGCCCCAGCATTAAACCAAGCTTTGCTTTCCGCATTAAGGGGTGCCTCTATTGTGGTAGCTGATGTTGTTGGCGTGTCAGTAGCCATAGTGCTACAACCTGTCAGAGTGGCTAACATTAAGGTAACGCTTATGGTTAGTAACGTTTTAGCAGACATGTTTTTATTATTTAGCTTTGTGCGATGCAACATAAGATTTCTCCGGTCGGTGTGCGACTTAATATTTTTATTTAGTTATTTTTTTATCTATAGGTTTTATTTTTTAATAAATAGGCCAACTCATTGCTAGCCGCTATTTAGCCATAACCTCAAGACCTAAGGCTTTATTAATCACATGAAACACCGCATTCTGTTCCATCACACCTTGTACATAGGCCGAGCCTGGACCCATAGCGTGCAGGGAGACATCTTCACCCGCATGTGACTCTGAATCCAGGGGCACTAACGCTTCTTGATGGAAGCCTGGCTGGGTGGTATCGATGGCACTGATATCACGACGACCTGCTTCAGGATCAGCATCATAAGCAGCGTCGGCATCGGTTTCTTGACCAAGGTTACGATAGCCGAGGCCATTACCGTAGCTAAGTGTGGTATAAGGCTTATTGTCTAAGGCAAGATCAGGTATAGACTTTGGCAAGCCATGCTCATCTGTACCAGACACTTTACCTAAGATAGGATTACCACGTTGAGGATAACCGGCAATGGTAAAGACATGACTGTGATCTGCGGTGACCATGATTAAAGTGTCGTCACTCACCATTTTCTGTGCAGTATCAATGGCTTCAGAATATTCAATAGTGTCTTCTAAAGCGTTATAAGCATTACCTGCATGATGTGCGTGGTCGATACGTCCAGACTCGACAACCAATACATAGCCTTTGCCCGTTTTGGTGCTGCGGTTTTCCAATAGCTGTACGGCTTTAGCGGTCATTTCAATCAATGACGGTTCACCAGATTTATCATTGCCACGGTCGGACTCATACTGCATATGCGATGAGTTAAATAATCCAAGGACCTTATCGGCATCATCAGCAATGGCATTAAAGCTATTTTGATCTTCCACATAGACTCCACCGGTGCGAGCTTTCCATAGGTCTATAAGGTTTTGACCGTCGGTACGTTTGCCTTTTTTACCTTCGTTGTCGATGGCGTTGTTACTGATAAAATGACGACGACCGCCACCAAAAGCGACATCAATACCATCACCTTGACCCGGCTGCGTGCCGAACTCAACGAATTGGGTGGCAATGTCTTTACAGCCATTCATTTTGGCTTCATCGGTCAGCTTGTCATCACTTTCCCAGTTACGTTCAGAAGTCTTAGCATAGGTAGCGGCTGGTGTGGCATGAGTGAGACGAGCAGTAGTGACCACTCCTGTTGATAGGCCTTGAGCTTCTGCGTATTCAAATAACGTGGTTAATTCACGGCCTTTTGAGCTAGCACAATCAGCGCGTAGGGCATCTGGCGCTATATTCAGAACGCCTGCACGGGTTTTTACCCCAGTGACCATTGCGGTCATGGTTCCTGCAGAGTCAGGCGTTTGTTGATTGGTATTGTAGGTTTTGATTAAAGCGGTATTGGGATAACGCTCAAAGCTTAAATAGTTCTCTTCACCGAGCATCCCTTTTTGCTGACCATCCAAAATTCGAGCAGCGGTTAAGGTTGAGATACCCATACCATCACCGACGAACAAGATGACATTTTTGGCGTGACCCAAATCCTTACTTGCAGAAACTTTGTTTTTGACACTGGCTTGTGCCTCTGTGAACCAAGGGCTAGTCATTTGATAATCAGGCAACACTTTTGCCATTGCTGTGCCACACATTCCCGTTAAGGTTATCGCCACTAATGTGGTGTATGCTTTTTTGAGAATAGGGTGGTGGGTTATGCCAGTTTTTTGAAGGGTCATATTATTATCCTAAGTAAGCCGTCTGTATGTGAATTCATTATTTGGAGTTGTTATTTAGATTATTTTTTATACTTAATCTTTTTTAACAGTTTGGTGTTACAAGCTGGTTACTTTATGGAAAAATATGGGAAATACTGTAAATCAGAAAATAGAGCCTATTTAGAAAAAAGTAAAAGAGTTACGTCAATTTGAGGACTATATTGAATACTTTGTAATACTTCATTGGCTAACTTAAAAATATCTCAGCGATGCTTTTTATATGCCCGAAGTAAATTGAGGAATGGCTAAAGGAAGATGATTCGTATGATATTTATAGCAGTCCTGATAATCTCGTATGATGAAAGGGTGTTGCCTAGTAATTTGCGATTTCAGCAATTTTTATTTAAAGCGATTTATTTTTGGTGATTTTTATTTAGATAACTTTTATTTAAACACATTAAAAAAAATAGGTAGCGTAAGTTAATATTACATACTGAATACAGTAGTATCTTGTTTTATAAATGCAATCTGCTACTATCAAGTTAAGACCTATTTAAGCAAGCTATGGACCAGTTTTAATGGGCTAGCTTGCTTTATCACATAAGTCCCGATAATACGTTATTGCAATTTATCGCAACGTTTAATCATAAAGTGTGTACCATAAAATTTGTAGTTATAAAATAAAATAAAGGAGTCAGACATGGCTAATAATTCTAAGCTAAAAGAAATGAAGAAAGACCTGAAAAAAGACATCAAAAAAGCAGAAAAGAAAATTGAGAAGAAAGTAAAAGAGCTTGATAAGCTTAAAGATAAAAAAGTAAAAGAGCTTAAGAAAGACAAAAAAGCTAAGAAAGACAAAAAATAAGCGTCATAAATCGCTTATCAAAAAAGAGGTCAGCATTGCTGGCCTCTTTTTTTATTTAAAAATAAGCGTTTTAGAGACAGTGCCTATACGCAGTATCAACAAAGCTTACGAAAAACAAAACCTGTCACCTATTTAATAAAGCAATGATTTGCTAAATTGAATGAGTGGTAAAGACAAAGAAAAAAGAATAAATAACAACCGATTAAGCTAGTTCATTAAAAATAAGTAGCCAAATTAAATAGAAAGATATAACCCTATTAACCCTAACTGTATAAATTATTAGCTCTATAAACTCACTATAAACTAGGTAAATAATAATGAATATTAAAGAGACATTAGACAGCTTCAAAGAAGCTTTAGGTTTTGAGGCACAAGAGACAGAAGATGGCGTTTATATCCCTGCACAAACAGCGCTAAAACTAGCTGCCCCTGAAAAGACCAATTATGATGATACCGATTATGAAACGCCTTATCAGGGTGACAAAAAGATACTGATGGTCTGTACTCAAGAGCAATATATGACCATGGAAAATGGTAAGAAATTTGATACAGGTAATCATCCTGTTGAGATGTTTGTGCCATTACTACATTTTAAAAAAGCAGGGTTTGAGGTAGATATCTTTACGCCTACTGGGGAATCAGTGAAAATTGAGCAATGGGCAATGCCCAATGAAGATGAAAAGGTAAAAGAAATTTATAGCAGTTACCAGTCAAAACGTGAAGCGCCACAGAGTATAGAAGACTTTGTGAAAAATAAAATGGCTGACAGTGAGGACTATGCTGCTATTTTTATCCCAGGTGGACATGGCGCGATGCTTGGCTTACCAGAAAACAAATATTTGGGTGAGTTATTGCGTTGGGCTCACGAGAGCGACTTATACACCTTAGTTATTTGTCATGGTCCTGCTGCATTATTATCTGCTAATTTAGAACGTCCAGAAGAGCTTGAGGCTGACGGTAACCGTTCATTTAACAGCGACTTTATCTATAAGGATTACGATATCGTGGCTTTCCCAGATGTGATGGACAAGCAACTGCCTAAGATGGGCTATTTACCCGGTGAGATGCCTTGGTACTTTAATGAAAAGTTGGAAGCACTAGGGGTTACCATCACCAACAAATTGGCCTCGGGTCACACCCATCAAGATAGAAAGCTAATTTCGGGAGATGGTCCACTGGCAGCCAATGATTTTGGTAAATTGGCCACAGAAACGCTCTTAAAAAAAGTGAAGTAGGGTAACAGTTTTACTTTAACTATAAGATCTGATAGACAAGCCCTTAGAAACAGACTGCCAATAGCAACTCTGGTTTCCAAGGGCTTTTTTATAGATGCATACTTTTATTTAGTGCTTTGATTTAGTAAGTTGCATTTATGACCTTTTTAAAGGCTACTGACAACAGAATAAGTAAATTGGAGTGGATTTAATAATTAAATAGCCATCTAATTTATGTATTACTTAGAAAGCTTGAGCCACTTGTCTTCGATACGTTGATATTTCAGCATAATAATGTCACTGAGATAATTGTTGGTCACATGCCAAGGGTAACGGTCGCCTTGCTTCGGCAACACATCTTCGGCGCGACGTATATAGCCGGCACTTAGCGCACCCATAACCGTATCAGACTGCTTGATGGCAGTATCACCGTCAGTGGCTATTGAATTCGGCACAAATTTGTTATGACCATTTTGCTGCATATGACGCAATAAACGGACGATATAGTCGCAGGCCAAGTCGATTTTTAGAGTCCAAGAAGCATTGGTATAACCGAATAACACTGCTAAATTAGGGGCATTTTCTACCAGCACCGCTTTGTAGGTCATGCGCTGATTCACTTGTACCCTCTCTCCATCGATTATCACTTGAGCACCGCCCAACATTTGTAGCTTTAGTCCTGTGGCGCTGACAATAATATCTGCCTCTAAATGACGTCCTGAAGTTAATTGGATACCACTGTCTGTCATATATTCTATGGTGTCGGTCACAATTTCAGCATTGGGGGTCTGTAGTACTTTGAACAAATCCCCGTCAGGGACTGCACATAACCTTTCATCCCACGGGTCATAGCTTGGTTGGAAGTGCTTGATATCGACATCGCTACCTTTAAGCTCTTTTTTGGCTCGGCTGATTAGCCCTTTTTTCATAAGGGTAGGCGCGACTTGGGCAAAACGATACAGACCTTGTTGGGCAAGAATATTGCGCCAACGTACCAAAGTATAAGCGGTTTGAGTATTTAGGTTAAAGCGTTTGCTCAGAGTGTTTAAGCTATCATCTTCACTAGGCACACTACCGATATAGGTAGGCGAACGCTGCAACATTGTGACATGGGCGGCGCTCTGCGGAGTCTGGCTAGGGGTTGTATGGTTGGGTTGCAATAAAGCAGGGACTAAGGTGACCGCTGTGGCGCCACTGCCAATTACCACCACTCGTTTATTGTCATAGACGATATCATCTTGCCACTGTTGAGGATGAATGATTTGACCTTTAAACTGCTCTTGACCGGTAAAGTGAGGCTGATAACCTTGATCAAAGTCATAGTAGCCGGTAGCACCGATAATAAAACGGCTGGTGATGGTTCGAGTGTTGCCAGTATTGACGTCGACTAAAGTAGCCGTCCAATACTTCCGCTCGCTTGACCATTCAATTTGCGACACATTGGTATTAAATTGAATCAGCGAATCAATAGAGCCTGCTTTGGCCGTGTCTTCAATATAGTTTTTGATAGAAGCAGCGTCCGCCAAAGTCTTTTTGCCCATCCAAGGGCGATGCGCAAAGCCAAACGTGGTCATGTCTGAATCTGAGCGTACGCCAGGATATTTGAATAAATCCCAAGTACCGCCGATAGCGTCTCTTTTTTCGACGATGGCCACCCGTCCTTTTTTTAGAGACTTAGACAGTCGTTTGTCTCGGGAAATATGGGTCGCCATATCAATA
This window contains:
- a CDS encoding FAD-binding oxidoreductase; translation: MSDNLTMVSEPTFKKDYSDAIEQLKQLFGEQLSVNLTTRQQHAHTMTWLENQPPDAVLVAKDKQDVAKAVALCHQYEMPVIAFGIGSSLEGQLNAPYGGLCIDMSEMNEVLQVNNEDLTVTVQPGVTREQLNHYLRDTGLFFPIDPGANATIGGMVATRASGTNAVRYGTMKDVVLALEVVTADGKIIKTGTRAKKSAAGYDLTRLMIGSEGTLGIVTEITLKLFGITECIGSGICHFPTVEAACEATMMTIQMCLPIARIELLDTLQVKACNRYSNLTLKEMPTLFVEFHGSEAGVQEQAQIFAEIVEECGGSDFAWDSNEEARNKLWHARHNAYPASCALRPEAKALSTDACVPISRLAECVSETAKDIEASGMVGPIVGHVGDGNFHVLLLVDTNNPEEVQTAEALVGRLAKRAIDMDGTCTGEHGIGQGKQKYMQHEHGDAVLLMQAIKQALDPKNILNPGKIWPPEAVV
- a CDS encoding glycosyltransferase; translation: MLPLSIIVITLNEAERIGSLLEDLAQQTHQDFEVIVVDSNSEDETCAIAQGYASRLPRLHVEQMLARGVCSGRNTGAGLAQHQRLLFLDADVRLPPDFLQKALQHLTIKNLEVAGVYLSPKGLPKRYSLGYKLFNVGIALTQFMFPTAIGACLFSTKSVHDAINGFDSSITLCEDCDYVNRASRHTKFRMLPMGFTFDPRRLKQDGIFKTGSKYLYANIHRLFKGEIRNQKIRYDFGHYKPK
- a CDS encoding O-acetyl-ADP-ribose deacetylase: MSTPPILCQKKINITDNQDDECLFTIKVIQADITTLQVDAIVNAANSTLLGGGGVDGAIHRAAGRELVAYCRTLQGCPTGEAKISPGFKLPAKYVIHTVGPVWHGGSRGEAELLANCYRNCIDLAQQNNITSIAFPAISTGVYGYPIADATDIAIHSVIDRVKQATLSGSMIESVIKEVIFCCFSASDADIYQQKLAAV
- a CDS encoding PTS transporter subunit IIC, which translates into the protein MTSSVSNSVLPPPVINFFNKYFIDAFTGMALGLFVTLIAGLIFSQVGLALDMPLLMDLGKLASLLMGAGIGVGIAYYLKAPTLVVFACLVAGMMGAHSEALMAGNLFTAQTRAPATFLAIPGNPIGAYLATVFAYRAGSWIQGKTKLDIILVPWAVGLVALAVCAWLNPPVVSLVNSIGVGIESATHLQPFMMGVVISVVVGLLLTMPTSSAAICIAIGLDGLAGGAAVVGCAAHMIGFAVASYKDNGVSGLVAQGLGTSMLQIPNIFKKPIILLPVVIASAIVGPIATVGFGLMSTASGAGMGTAGFVGVFGVLEASAGVLSSSQIWLAIALLMFILPALIAGLVAWLMRRAGWIEAGDMKLP
- a CDS encoding DUF2058 domain-containing protein; translation: MAKNALQAQLLKAGLVDSKKAKKLTKQAQHAKRTGNAADAEIKQSVAQAQAEKLERDQKLNQQKQQALEEKTLKANIVQMIQQHQITETSGDIEYRFVDDSKIKKLNITQKLFDQIVAGHVSIARLEEGYALLPRPLADRINQKMEGFIVESNDKAADGSAEDDPYAAYVIPDDLMW
- a CDS encoding alkaline phosphatase, producing the protein MLHRTKLNNKNMSAKTLLTISVTLMLATLTGCSTMATDTPTTSATTIEAPLNAESKAWFNAGALKVAQNEAEVKKMIADARQQAAHEQGQAKNIILFIGDGMGVSTVTAARILDGQNKGHSGEENLLSFEKMPYAGFIKTYNTNQQTPDSAGTATAILTGVKTKAGVLGVTDRANRATCAGDKGEKNAKLVTALELASMAGKATGIVTTARLTHATPAAAYAKTSERNWESDDKLTDEAKRYGCKDIATQFVESPYVDVAFGGGRRHFIAKTTTDLEGKSGKRLDKKDLTQVWQQSTGGIVVQNQAQFNAIPANSKKVLGLFNSSHMQYEADRKNDKSGEPSLTQMTVKAIDLLSQDKDGYFMLVESGRIDHGHHAGSAYNALTDTVEFSKAVDAAMRKTSPQDTLIIVTADHSHVLSLAGYPTRGNPILGKVKGNDEHGEPKSDLDLATDKKPYTTLSYANGLGFHNLNSETDADAVYDEEAVSGRDNHDLTKVNTLAPGYHQEALVPLKSETHAAEDVSIYARGPGASLVSSTSEQNEIFHIMNYAGNLINLAETHQR
- a CDS encoding alkaline phosphatase translates to MTLQKTGITHHPILKKAYTTLVAITLTGMCGTAMAKVLPDYQMTSPWFTEAQASVKNKVSASKDLGHAKNVILFVGDGMGISTLTAARILDGQQKGMLGEENYLSFERYPNTALIKTYNTNQQTPDSAGTMTAMVTGVKTRAGVLNIAPDALRADCASSKGRELTTLFEYAEAQGLSTGVVTTARLTHATPAATYAKTSERNWESDDKLTDEAKMNGCKDIATQFVEFGTQPGQGDGIDVAFGGGRRHFISNNAIDNEGKKGKRTDGQNLIDLWKARTGGVYVEDQNSFNAIADDADKVLGLFNSSHMQYESDRGNDKSGEPSLIEMTAKAVQLLENRSTKTGKGYVLVVESGRIDHAHHAGNAYNALEDTIEYSEAIDTAQKMVSDDTLIMVTADHSHVFTIAGYPQRGNPILGKVSGTDEHGLPKSIPDLALDNKPYTTLSYGNGLGYRNLGQETDADAAYDADPEAGRRDISAIDTTQPGFHQEALVPLDSESHAGEDVSLHAMGPGSAYVQGVMEQNAVFHVINKALGLEVMAK
- a CDS encoding DJ-1/PfpI family protein; this translates as MNIKETLDSFKEALGFEAQETEDGVYIPAQTALKLAAPEKTNYDDTDYETPYQGDKKILMVCTQEQYMTMENGKKFDTGNHPVEMFVPLLHFKKAGFEVDIFTPTGESVKIEQWAMPNEDEKVKEIYSSYQSKREAPQSIEDFVKNKMADSEDYAAIFIPGGHGAMLGLPENKYLGELLRWAHESDLYTLVICHGPAALLSANLERPEELEADGNRSFNSDFIYKDYDIVAFPDVMDKQLPKMGYLPGEMPWYFNEKLEALGVTITNKLASGHTHQDRKLISGDGPLAANDFGKLATETLLKKVK